A segment of the Romboutsia sp. 13368 genome:
TTATGCATAAAATCAAATTTGATAGCATTTAATGAATTATAATTAGCATAATCAGCAACTGAGTTTAATATTATAGGCTCTTCTGTACACTTAAATCTATTTATTATCCTATAGTTTTCTTTTATATAAGATTCAAATTGTCTATGATTATCAAATAACTTTCCCTTAGCATGTTGTGGTATTGTTAAATCTTGAATTATATGGCACATAGCTCCAAAATAAAACATACTTTGCTCATAGTTATCTAATTTAAAGTATTTAATAGCCTGTGAATAATAATCACTTGATACAGTAAGCGCATTTTCCTCATACCCATACATTCCTTTTTCTTCTCTTGGATTGTAAAAGTGTTGATAGCATTTAAAATCCTGATCTGCCCATACTAATCCTTCATTCACTTTTGATTTATACTCTTTAAATAATTTTAATTCATCATGATATCCATTAATATTTAAAATTTCTAATGCATTTTCTTGTATATATAAATGTACTTCACACTCTGTTTTTTTAATTGTCCTTTTTATTGGACTTACTACTTTAAATGTACTAGTTAATGCTTTTCCATAGGCACTTTCTAGCTTACTTGTCATTGACATCACCTATATTTTATTTATTTGTAAAATACTCTTCCAGGCCATCTGATATAGATTTCATTAACTTGTTTTGATATTCTGGATTTGACATCATTTGGTCTTCATTATAATTACTTAAAAATCCCATTTCAACTAAAACTACAGGAACTTGTGACCAATTAAATCCTGTTAAATCATTTCTTTCAAATACTCCATTTACTTCTATACCTGCTTCTTTCATTTTATTTTCGATGAAATTTGCACATACTTTACTATCTTCATATATATCAGTTGTATATTTACTTTCTTTAGCTGGTATTAAAATTGATGCTCCTGTTTTACTTGGGTTATTTAAGCTATCTGCATGTATTCTTACAACCATGTCTGCTTTATTATTATTTGCAAATATTGCTCTTTCAGAGTTGCTTATATTAACATCATGACTTTCTCTAGTCATTATTACTTTATATCCCTTACTTTCTAATATATTCTTTAAAACTTTGGATGCCTCTAAATTTAAAATATATTCTGGTTTTTTTGTAGCTACGCCTGTAGCCCCTGATGATACCCTAGCTTTTTTTACATATGAACCTGGTGCTACCGGCTCTGAATTACTATCACCTTTTTCTTGATGTCCAGGGTCAATACATACTAATATATCTTTTACCTCTATATCTTTATCATCTTCTTTTTTTTCATCTACTTTTATGCCATTACTAATTAAATTAGTTGCTTTATATAAATTTTTTGCAGGATCTGAAGTTCCTATAACCACTACAGCTATTGCAATTATAATACCAATTAAAATTCTATAATTTTTCATATCATAACTCCCTTCTATGTAATAAAATTTTAAGTATAATGCATAGAGTATTATCTCCATTATTTATTATTTTTATAAATAATAGGTTAAATTAAAATTCATATTAGTTTTTAATTTTTTTATATTATCATATAATTTTTATATAACTTTTTTAGGAGGTTTTATGAAAAAGGTAATTCCAAAAAGTATGAATAGAAATCTAAATATAAATGATTCTAAATTATGTACTTTTAGTTCATTGGATTATATATTGTTAGCATCTACATTAGCTGTAGCTTTAGGTGAGGAACTTAGTACTAATGATATAAATATATTAGCTACTTTTTTAGACGTTTTATCTGATGAACTTGCTTTAATAGCAACTATTGATGAATGTTCATCTTCTGATCCCGAAGAGCCAATTCCAGCACCAACACCAGATGTTGCTATGACTAGAACTCAAATTAACAAAACATGTTGTAAAAATAATCCCTATAAGAAAAAAATTATAAAAAAAAGAATAAAGCGAAAAAAAACACTTGATTAAATTTAATTTATTAAGGGTTTTTTTATGTTTTATATTACATACTTTCCATATATACTTTTTATATTGTACTTTTAGATTTTTACGATTTATATAATTCTATATTTTCTTAACTATATTATTAAAATTTTAAATTTAATAATTATTTTATATCTTATAATTTCTAGTTTTCTGACTTATTTATTGTTTTTGCAATCTACGGTTTGGCTTCTTATGTTTTCCAAGAATCAAAATATTATTACTGCAAAATATAATATTAAATCAAAGCACCATGACTTATTAAATATTTCATGACTTATTAAATATTTCATCGAAAGGAAGGTGTTTTATGTTTTATAAAAATGGTAATAAAAAAATTATTAATACAAAATTTTCATTACTTGTATGCTTATTATTTTTAATATATTTTTTCTCAAACAATTTAATTTATGCAAAATCTATAACAAAAACTGAAAATGAATCTTTAATACCTATAGGTAATGTAATTCACATAGAAACACAGTTAGAAAATATTACTGTAAGAGGTACTACAAATAGCTCTCCTTTTAATTTAGGTGATGAAATAATTAGTATAAATAATATTAATATTAAAAACTATAGCGATTTATCTAATATATTAAATAGTTTGCCAAACAATACAAATATTATTAATGTTACAGTAAAAAGAAATAATCATTTGATAAATATAAAAACAATAAAAGAAAAATTAGATGAGGTAAATTTAACAGATAATATATCAGGATTTGCTACATTAACCTATATTAATCCTATAAGTGGTGAATTTGGAGCTATCGCCCATCCTATTAGCTTAGGTAGTTATAGAAAAATAAATATAAAAAATGGTTTTATTTCAACAACATCTAATTTAAATATAAAAAAATCTTATAGAGGAAATGTTGGATGTATTAATGCAAAACCAAAAGATTATATAGGTAAATTCAATAACAATACAAACTTCGGTATAAAAGGAAACATAGTAAAATTAGATACTTCTAATTTTAAAATTTATGAAGTAGCATCTTTAGATGAAGTAATGACAGGTAAAGCTCAAATACTTTTGCAAACTAGTAATGATGGTTGTAAAAAATTTGATATAGAAATCCTAAGTATAGAAAATCAAAAAGCTCCTAAACCTAAAACATTTAAGATACGTATAGTGGACAAAGAGCTTTTACAGCTTACAGGTGGAATTGTTCAAGGTATGAGTGGTACTCCTATAATTCAAAATGATAAAATAATTGGTGCTATATCTCATGCAGTTGAAAATGATCCTACCACTGGATATGCAGTTTTTATTAAGTGGATGATGGAAAACTAGTAAAACTAAATGAAGTAAGTGACTAATAAAATTTTAGTAACTTACTTCATTCAATATATTATTGAGGTAACATATTAGGTACGACTTCTTCTGGAACATTGACATAACTTTGTGGCACATCTCCAACTATTATAGTTTCACATATTGGAATTTGTGATTTTACTTCTTTTGTTGAAGTTGTTAGAGGTATAACTACTTTGACTTGTGTTTTAGCCTCTAAATAAATTGTGTGTCTAGTTTGATTTATTCCAGCTGATTCAAACTTAGTTTTAAAATCAACTGATACAGTACCTATAGGTTCAATAGATACTTTTAATTGTGGTCCATATTTCGCTAGTATAGGACTTTTCAAAGCAGTTCCTATTGGTATGTACGCAGTAGTGCTCTTTACCTGTTTTAATTCATTTTGTATTTCTAATGCAACATCTGATGCTATTTGATTCATTAAAATAGTATTGGACTGTATCATAGATATTTTTCCTTGAGAATCTAACTTCGTATATATTAAATCTGAATAATCTATTTTATCTTTTACAGTCTCTCCAACTGCTTTATTTATAGCTCTGTTTGCAAGTTCTAAAGATTTAGTTTCAGCAAGTACGGTAATTGTTGGTCTTAAACTATTATCAACATATATAAAACTGCCTATAAATACAGACACTATAAATATCATTATAAACGTAACTATAATTCTTTTAAAGTCACCTAGTTTGGAATCTATTAATCTTTTCCCCAAAATAATCCCCCTTATTATTTTTATGTTATAACTTTAAATTATTTTCTTATTTTTAAATATTATATATATTATTTAAATTAACATATTTTTAGTATATAAGTAAAAAATAATTAATACTATAACTTTAGGATAATATATATCGTTACATTACTTTCATTTTTGTGTATTAATTAGAAAATAATTATCATATGTGGTATAATATTACATTAGGTAAGGAGGTTAAGCTTAATGAGTAATGATAACAATGAAAATAATAAAATAAGAAGAAAAAAAGTAAGTTCTTCTGCTAATAAGAATAATTCTTCTAGAAATACTAACTCTAGCAAACCTAAAACTAGATAACCTAAAACTAGATCTTCAAAAAAGAAAGATAAGTTTAAGATACTTAGAGTAACAGGAATAGTATTTTTGGCCATGCTAGTAATTATTTCTGCAGCAGGAACAGGTTTGGTGTTTGCATCATTAAGAGATGTTCAACCAGTTACTAAAACACTCTTAGATGAAAAAACTTACCAAGCAACTGAAATTAGATATGCTAATGGAGAATTATTATCTATCGCCCCTACAGTAAATAAAAAAGACCCTATTAAAATAGATCAAATGCCTCAAAATATTATTAATGCAGTTGTTTCAATTGAGGATGAAAGATTCTATGAACATAAGGGTGTAGATATAAAAGGTCTATTAAGATCTGTTGTAAAAACCTTAACGGGAACTAGACAAGGTGGTAGTACAATACCTATGCAGGTATCAAAAATGTTACTAACTACTGATAAACAAACCTTAACACGTAAAATAAAAGATATTTATTATGCTTATGAAATGAGTAAAAATTTAACTAAGAATGAAATTCTTGAAGTTTATTTAAATAACTTTTTCGTAGGTAGAGGTCTTTCTGGCGTACAAGCTGGAGCAAATGGATACTTTAGCAAAGATGCAAAAGATCTTACATTAGCCGAATGTGCACTACTAGCAGGAGCTACTAAAAACCCATCTAGTTATGCAGCTTATGTAAGTGCAAAATTAGACGGCACAGAAGTTAAAAGTGATGTAGAAAATAGACTTTTATTCTATGTGAATACTTCTGATGATAACCTTGATGATCCTACTCAAGTTGAACTTGATATGATTGATAAATTAAATGAATGGGGATTAATACCTAGCCAAGATACATATAAACAATTAAAATCTGGTACTATGGTAGTAAGAAAAGCTGTTAGTAACCCAAAAGCAATAAAAAGAAGAAATATTGTTTTAAGTAAAATGTTAGAGCTTGGATATATTTCTGATTCAGAATATGAAGAAGCAATAGCTGAGCCTATAAATATAAAATTACCTAAATCTGAAGACAAAGTAGTGTCTTCTGTAGAAGATCTTATAGAATATAAAGTTATAGATGCTTTAGTTGAGCAAGGTCATACTAAGGATGAAGCTTACAATATGTTCTATAATGGTGGTTTAAGAATATCAACTACAATAGACCCTACTATGCAAGATACTTTAGAAAAGGAATATGAGGATGATAGTAATTTCCCTGGCAGTAGAATAGATTCAGATGGTTCTCATCAACCTCAGTCTTCAATGGTTATATTAGACTATAGAACTGGTCAAATAAAAGCATTAGTTGGTGGTAGACATATTTCAGGAAGAAAAACTTTAAATAGAGCAACTACGCCTCAACAACCTGGTTCAACTATAAAACCTTTATCTGTTTATACGCCTGCAATAGATACTTTAAAAATAACTCAATCTACTGCAGTAAGCGATGCTGAAGGTGGATATAAATTTAAGGATAATAATAGATGGAACCCAAATACTACAACTAGTGGTTCTGGTTCTATGAGTTTACGTAAAGCATTAGCCTACTCTTCTAATACTATAGCTGCTAAAACTGCAGAAATGTTAGGAAGCACTTATGATGAATGTGTTGATGTAATGATTGACTACTTAAGAGAGTTTGGTATAACAACATTACAATCAGATTCAAAGGATAGATCATTCTCATCTTTAACTCTTGGAGGTATGTCTCAAGGTGTTTCTCCACTTGAAATGGCTGCTGCTTATGGTACATTAGCAAATGGAGGTACTTATATTGAACCAACTATATTCACTACTATCTCAAGTTATGATGGTCAACTTATAGTTAAAAATACACCTGAAGAACATAGAGTTGTAGATTCCCAAGTAGCTTATGTATTAACTGATATGTTACAAGCTGTTGTTACAGAAGGTACTGGAGGAAGAGCTGCATTATCAAATGGAATGCCAGTTGCTGGTAAGACTGGTACTACTAATAAGTCTTTAGATGCATGGTTTGTAGGATACACACCTTACTATGTTGGTGCTACGTATCTAGGCGATGATGCTGGTAGAAAAGATCCTAATGGTAACACAATTTCTAGAAAAGGTATTTCTGGTGGTAGTTCATCTGCAGCCAAATTATGGTCTACTGTTATGAACAAAATACACAAAAACTTAACTAAAACTGACTTTAAAGTACCTAATAATATATACTTTACAAAAATAAACTTAATTGATGGTGGTAGATCATCTTATGGTTCAAATGCTGCTTTTATAAAAGGAACTGGACCAAGTAGATATTCATCTAAATCAAGTAAACCATCACAGTCTAAAGAAAATAATAACCAAAATCAAGAAAATACTACACCGGAGACTCCAACTACACCGGAGACTCCAACTACACCGGAGACTCCAACTACACCGGAGGCTCCAACTACACCGGAGGCTCCAACTACACCGGAGACTCCAACTACACCGGAGACTCCAACTACACCGGAGGCTCCAACTACACCGGAGGCTCCAACTACACNNNNNNNNNNNNNNNNNNNNNNNNNATTAAATTGTAATTTATTTTTAATAATACTTTTATTTTAAGTTATTAATATTTATATAGTTTTAAGGTTTTGCTTTTGGTGTAAATACAACTGCCATAATATATCCAAAGAATATTGCTGCAGCTATACCTCCACCACATGCTGTTAAACCTCCTGTAAAAACACCAAGTAGTCCATCTTTATCTATTGCCATTTTAGTACCTTTAGCTAATGTATGACCAAATCCTATTATAGGTACCGTTGCACCAGAACCTCCAAACTCAACAATAGGTTCATAAATACCTAAAAAGCTTAAAATTACACCAATTGTAACATAGCTAACCAATACATATGGTGACTGCATTTTAAAATAATCCATCAGTATTTGTGCAATTAAACAAATAATTCCTCCTACAAAAAATACTTTTATATAATCTAATAACAAATTCATCCACCCCCTAATCATTTTCAATAACTACAGCATGTGCAACACATGGTATTGTTTGTTTTTGCAGTGTACTAGTTGGAGATAATAAAGCACCTGTAGACACTAGCATTACTTTATTAAACTCTTTTTTTAATAATTTTTGATAAATATATCCTGCAAATACAGTTGCAGAACATCCACATCCACTACCTCCACAATGTACATCTTGTTTTTCTAAATTAAACATCTCTATACCACAGTCTGTATAAACATTTGATATATCAATGCCCTTTTTCTTTAGAAAATCTTCTGTTATTTGTTTTCCTAATGTTCCTAAATCTCCAGTTGCAATTATATCAAAACTATTTGGGTCATCCTTTGTATCATTAAAATATGAATATATTGTATCTATAGCTGCTGGTGCCATAGCGGCTCCCATATTATTTCCATCATCGATACCTTCATCTATTACTTTTCCAACGGTTATATATCTTATTTTAGGACCTTTTTCATTTGGAGCTATTAATACTGACCCTGCACCAGTTACAGTCCATTGCGCTGTCATTGGTTTTTGATTTCCTAACTCTAAAGGAAATCTAAATTGCCTCTCAGCTGTACAGTAATGACTTGATGTGCCCGATAGTACTAAATCTGCAAATCCACCATCAATAAGCATTGCATTTAAACACATTCCTTCAGCCATCGTTGAACAAGCACCATATATACCAAAAAATGGTATGCCAAGTTCTCTTGCTGCAAATGATGCTGGTAGTATTTGATTTATTAAATCCCCACCTAAAAGATAATTTACCTCCTCGAGTTTTTTACCTGCCTTTTTAACTGCAACTTGCATAGCTGTTTGAACCATCTTACTTTCAGCCAATTCCCATGACTTTTCTCCATATAAATCATCATCTAAAATAATATCAAAATAATCTTTTAAAGGTCCATCACCTTCCTTAGGTCCTACTATAGATGCTGCTGATATTATCGTTGGATTATTTTGTAATTTTACAGTTCTTTTTCCTACTCTTTTATTTGCCATATTTTCATCTCCTTATTTTATAAGAGTAAAAATATAATAGAAAAATCCACATATAATAGACGATCCTATTCCATACACTAATACTGGTCCTGCAATTTTAAATAAATTAGCTCCAACACCTAAAACAAAACCTTCTCTTTTAAACTCCATAGCTGGAGATACTATAGAATTAGCAAATCCTGTTATTGGAACTATTGATCCAGCTCCTGCTCTCTTTCCTATTAAATCGTATACTCCTAATCCAGTTAAAAGAGCACCTATAAATATTAGTGTCATAGAAGTTGCTGTTCCTGCTGATAGCTTATCTAAATTACCAATTTTTGAATATAAATCATTTATTATCTGTCCTATTACACAAATGATTCCACCAACTATAAATGCTAATGTATAGTTTTTTAAATAGGTTGGTTTAGGGCTAATTTCATCTACATATTTTTTATAATTTTTACCCAAGTTTTCATCCTCCTTCTATTATTCTCCATCCTATGATAGCTCCTATAATTTTGCCTATTAATAAAGATATTATTATATATTTTAAATATAAAGTTGGTATTTTTAATCGCCTTGATACTATTGGTATGTAATCTAGTATTTCAGTTAGTCCTGAACTTAAAAATCCTATAAATATTCCATATGAAAGTCCTAGTATTAATACCCCTATTTTACCTATTGATATGCTTATATTTTGAATAGATATTAAAGACCCTAATAAAGCACCTATAACTATTATCTTTTCATAAAAGTTTATAAATGACCTTGTATTACTTATCTGGGCCATTCGTGGTATTATTCCAACTAATATTAATAGTGCAATCACGCCTGCACCTACCATTATTCCAGATGATAACCCAAATACTATTAAAAATAATTTCAATTTTAAGCCTCTTACTTAGTATTTCTAAGCTCATTTTCAATTTCTTTATTTAAAGATTTCATTTTTAAATCCAAAGGGCTAGGTTCATTTTTAGCATAAGTAGGAATAAACTTATTAAAAAAAAGTGCAACTCCTAATCCTATGCCTATTGAATATGGTATTTGAAAATAAGGTAAATACTTCTTAGGATTTTTAGTTAGTGCATTAACCATAGTACTTTGAGAATGTATCATATTTACATCTGCATGAAAATTCATTATTCCCATTATAGACCCCATGAGAACAACTATAGATACCAACAAAACCCTTAAATATTTGGTTCTATCTTTTTTATTGCTATTGAAAAATATTATTACATCATCAGTTTTCAAAAATGTTATATGAGCAGTAGATATCTTTTTCTTTACTTTATCAATCACTTCACCTATATGTATAACATCATAATTTGAATTTTGGTTTTCATAATTTCTTATACATATATTTCCTATTTCTTGTTCATACTCTTTTGGATATATATAATAAATATCTTTTAAGTAAATCTTTTTTGTAGTAAAGTTAAATGGATTTAACCTTATAGGTATTAAGTAAATATCTTCCATATAAAACCTCCCTTTTATTTATTATTTCTTAAACAAAAAAAAATAAACCCTTAATCTAAATATAAATTAAGGATTTATCTTAGTTAACTAATATATGATTTTAATTTTGACAATACTTTCTTCTCGATTCTAGAAACCTGAACTTGGGATATATTTAATAATTCTCCAATTTCACTTTGAGTTCTATCTTCAAAATATCTTAACATTATTATTTGTCTTTCTCTTTTTTCTAGTTTTCCAAGTACTTCTTTAAGTAAGAGATTTTCTACAACTTTTTCTTCTTCACTTTCACCCTTTTGACTTATTTTATCTATTAGACATATTGGAGAACCTTCTTCCTCATGTATTACCCCATGTAAGTATTCAACAGAAAAATTAGACTCCATTGCCATTACTAAATCTTCCTTTTCTACATCTAATTCTTTTGCTAATTCTTCTATACTTGGTTCTCTACCTAACTTTTTACTTAAAGCCTCACTTGTAGTTTTTGCTTTTATTGCTATTTGCTTTAGAGACCTAGATACTTTTACCATACCATCATCTCTTAAATACCTTTTTATTTCACCTAGTATCATAGGAACTGCATATGTAGAGAATTTTACATTAAATCTTGAATCAAATTTATATATAGCTTTAATTAAACCTATTGACCCTAATTGGAATAAATCATCTCTATCATAGCCTATGTTTAAAAATTTTGACACAACACTTCTAACTAGGCCTAAATTATTTTCTATTAATATCTCCTTAGCCCTTTCATCACCATTATTTTGAACTTTTTCAATAAGTTCAAGAGTTTCTTCATGGCTAAGTAATGCTTTTTTTTCTTGTTTTTTTGCAGTTATCCCCATAATAAAACCTCTATTCTTTTTGGTCTTTATTCAGGCAAGTTTATATTTTTTGTCATAACTATTTTTGTTCCTTCATCTTTTATTGAACTTACCGTTACATCATCCATAAAACTTTCCATTACAGTAAACCCCATACCTGACCTTTCAAGTTCTGGCTTTGATGTATAAAGTGGTTGCATAGCCATTGAAATATCTTCTATTCCATGTCCTCTATCTTCTATTACTACTTTTATAGTGTTATTATGTATCTCACATCTTAAATATACAAATTTTGATTCATCTTCATCATACCCATGTATAATAGAATTGGTAACAGCCTCTGATACAGCAGTTTTTATATCCGCTATTTCATCTAATGTTGGATCTAGCTTAGCTGCAAAAGATGCAACTATAACTCTTGCTAAACTTTCATTTTCAGATTTGGCAGAAAATTTCACTTCCATAATATTATTCATAATATATTCCCCCTTACAAAGAACTTGCTACTTCTTCATATGTATCGTAGATGTTTATTATTTTATTCATACCTGATAAGTTAAATATTTTTTTTACTCTATCATTTACATTTACTACTGATACTTTTCCACCTTCATTGGAAATTTTTTTGTATCTACCTATAATTACACCTATACCTGATGAATCCATAAATCTAATATTTTTAAAATCAAATACTATATTTTTAACTGATTTAGAATCTAATATAATATCTATTTTATCTCTAACTTCATTAGTTATATGATGGTCCAGTTCACTAGCTAAAAATTCTATAACTAAATTTTTTTCTTCTAAAGAACATCTTATCATTAGTATTTTCCCCCTATATTATATAAAGTGTTAATATATTATGAATTCTATAGTATTAAATATTATCCTTCAATAAAATTTAACTACTTTTGTTTTATTGTGTCTTAAAAAACTTCTTATCTGTTATTTGAATACTCATATTAGATATATCTCTACCATATTAAGTTAAGATTAATAAGATTTAATTACCATATTTCTCTATCATCCATAAGTATTATTGCATGTACTACAATTTAATTATTAGATTTCAATCCAACAATTAATATGTAATATCTACAATACTCCTATAAATTAATTATTTTCTTTTTCTGTTAGCTCTTTCTATATTTATCTTATTTCCTTTTATTTTTATATCTTTCATTTTTTCTAATACCTTTTTAGCATTTTGCTTAGGTACTTCAACGAAAGTATATTTGTCATATATATCTATTGTTCCAACTAATTTACCAGGTATTCCAACTTCTCCAGCTATAGCTCCTAATATATCTTTAGCTTGAACTCTTTGATTTCTACCAACATTTATAAATAGTCTTATCATACCTTCTCTAGCTCCAGTATCTTTAGACTTTGAACGTCCTTCTCTACGATTTCTTGATGGCTCTTCAACTATTTCTTGCTTCTCTTCATCACCTAAAGCTATCTTTAAAAGAGCCGCTGCTATATCAACTACACCATACTCAGTTTCTGATTCTGAACAGAAGTTTTCTAACCATTGTATTTGCTTAGTTAGATGACCTGCTTCTACAACCTCTTTAACTTGATTAAAGAATGTACTTACTTTCTTTTCTTCAACATCAGCAACTGATGGTATATCATGCTTAACTAATTTAGTTTTAGTATATCTTTCTATATCTCTCATTTTTCTCATTTCTTTTCCAAATACGAATGAGAATGATATACCACTTCTACCTGCTCTACCAGTTCTACCGATTCTGTGTACATAGTACTCTTCATCTTGTGGTAAATCGTAGTTAAATACAGCTTCAACATCATCAACATCTATACCTCTAGCTGCAACATCTGTAGCTACTAGTATATCTATTGTTCCATTTCTGAACTTATCCATTACTATATCTCTTTGTGTTTGCTTTAAGTCACCGTGTAATGCATCTGCAAAGTATCCTCTTGCTTGTAAATCACTAACTAATTCATCTGCACCTTTTTTAGTATTACAGAAAACTACAGATAATTTAGGATTATATACATCTATTAATCTACTTAATACTTCTAATTTATTAGCCGATCTTGTTTCTATATAATATTGCTTTATGTTAGGAACTGTAAGTTCTTTTCTAACAACTTTTATATGTTCTGGATCTTTTTGATATTTTTTAGTTAACTCTAATAT
Coding sequences within it:
- a CDS encoding stage V sporulation protein AA — encoded protein: MEDIYLIPIRLNPFNFTTKKIYLKDIYYIYPKEYEQEIGNICIRNYENQNSNYDVIHIGEVIDKVKKKISTAHITFLKTDDVIIFFNSNKKDRTKYLRVLLVSIVVLMGSIMGIMNFHADVNMIHSQSTMVNALTKNPKKYLPYFQIPYSIGIGLGVALFFNKFIPTYAKNEPSPLDLKMKSLNKEIENELRNTK
- the sigF gene encoding RNA polymerase sporulation sigma factor SigF; this encodes MGITAKKQEKKALLSHEETLELIEKVQNNGDERAKEILIENNLGLVRSVVSKFLNIGYDRDDLFQLGSIGLIKAIYKFDSRFNVKFSTYAVPMILGEIKRYLRDDGMVKVSRSLKQIAIKAKTTSEALSKKLGREPSIEELAKELDVEKEDLVMAMESNFSVEYLHGVIHEEEGSPICLIDKISQKGESEEEKVVENLLLKEVLGKLEKRERQIIMLRYFEDRTQSEIGELLNISQVQVSRIEKKVLSKLKSYIS
- the spoIIAB gene encoding anti-sigma F factor — encoded protein: MNNIMEVKFSAKSENESLARVIVASFAAKLDPTLDEIADIKTAVSEAVTNSIIHGYDEDESKFVYLRCEIHNNTIKVVIEDRGHGIEDISMAMQPLYTSKPELERSGMGFTVMESFMDDVTVSSIKDEGTKIVMTKNINLPE
- the spoIIAA gene encoding anti-sigma F factor antagonist — translated: MIRCSLEEKNLVIEFLASELDHHITNEVRDKIDIILDSKSVKNIVFDFKNIRFMDSSGIGVIIGRYKKISNEGGKVSVVNVNDRVKKIFNLSGMNKIINIYDTYEEVASSL
- a CDS encoding DEAD/DEAH box helicase; the protein is MNIIKFEDLPISDDIKRAVIEMGFEEPSPIQSQSIPVILSGKDVIGQAQTGTGKTAAFSIPVLEMINPEEKNLQAVVLCPTRELAIQVSTEIRKIGKYMHGIKSLPVYGGQPIERQIKALKGGVQIVIGTPGRVIDHINRKTLKMDNVKMVILDEADEMLDMGFREDIEMILSKTPEERQTTFFSATMPKGILELTKKYQKDPEHIKVVRKELTVPNIKQYYIETRSANKLEVLSRLIDVYNPKLSVVFCNTKKGADELVSDLQARGYFADALHGDLKQTQRDIVMDKFRNGTIDILVATDVAARGIDVDDVEAVFNYDLPQDEEYYVHRIGRTGRAGRSGISFSFVFGKEMRKMRDIERYTKTKLVKHDIPSVADVEEKKVSTFFNQVKEVVEAGHLTKQIQWLENFCSESETEYGVVDIAAALLKIALGDEEKQEIVEEPSRNRREGRSKSKDTGAREGMIRLFINVGRNQRVQAKDILGAIAGEVGIPGKLVGTIDIYDKYTFVEVPKQNAKKVLEKMKDIKIKGNKINIERANRKRK